A genome region from Gossypium hirsutum isolate 1008001.06 chromosome A04, Gossypium_hirsutum_v2.1, whole genome shotgun sequence includes the following:
- the LOC107947903 gene encoding uncharacterized protein: MRVLDELSCTLGKSLKCSILLLKDTMYHWWKTVSSVAPRESFTLEFFQSEFRKKYINQRFLDQKQKEFLELKQGTRIVSEYERKFVRLSQYVSEWVQSETEMCKHFEKGLNKEIKLLIEILEIRELATLADRAKKAKELNNERKRAKREARALSKRSRSRTHSIPTKKSKSQQERSTASVGYSGKTRSSKQHNPKSSSPKATSVGSVDDQKSRCKSYNKFHFGECRMKSGACFRCGSLNHFLRDCPEQADKEVDLALKSNVLNPRGRPPPHPGSASGSRTTAKDMTAKSEAQAPTRTYAICAKEEASTSDVITGSTYSYICMKLVSSMNMLVESTEFVIKVSNPLGKSVLVDKVLNCGSKYMELKCSDGDILQVDSNEFNALSAIESLSIVYEYPDVFLEELPGLPPVREVEFGIKLVPGTMPISITP; this comes from the exons aTGAGAGTTCTCGATGAACTATCATGTACTCTTGGGAAAAGTTTGAAATGTTCAATATTGCTATTGAAGGACACTatgtaccattggtggaagaccgtatcctcAGTAGCACCGAGAGAGAGTTTCACATTGGAATTCTTCCAATCAGAATTTAGGAAGAAGTATATCAACCAAAGGTTCTTAGACCAGAAGCAGaaggagttcctagaactcaaacaaggaaccAGAATCGTGTCAGAATATGAAAGAAAGTTCGTAAGACTAAGTCAATATGTAAGTGAGTGGGTCCAATCAGAGACGGAAATGTGTAAGCACTTCGAAAAAGGTCTGAATAAAGAAATCAAACTGTTAATCGAGATTCTTGAAATAAGGGAGTTAGCTACATTAGCCGATCGAGCCAAGAAAGCTAAGGAACTGAATAATGAAAGAAAGAGAGCAAAGAGAGAAGCTAGAGCTTTAAGCAAGAGATCTCGCAGCAGAACACACTCCATTCCCACGAAGAAATCAAAGAGTCAACAAGAACGCTCTACTGCATCGGTGGGATATTCAGGCAAAACAAGAAGCTCTAAACAACACAACCCAAAGTCTTCTTCCCCTAAGgcaactagtgtggggagtgtagatgatcaaaagtcGAGATGTAAAAGCTACAATAAGTTTCATTTCGGGGAATGCCGAATGAAGAGTGgggcatgttttagatgtggttccctTAACCACTTCCTTAGAGATTGCCCGGAGCAAGCCGATAAAGAGGTGGATTTAGCCCTAAAGTCTAATGTTCTTAATCCTCGAGGTAGACCACCACCACATCCTGGAAGTGCAAGTGGTAGTCGAACTACTGCCAAGGATATGACTGCAAAATCAGAGGCTCAAGCCCCCACAAGGACTTATGCGATATGCGCTAAAGAGGAAGCTTCAACTTCCGAtgtcattacgg gATCGACCTATTCCTacatatgcatgaaattggtgtctagcatgaacatGTTGGTGGAATCAACAGAATTTGTAATTAAGGTGTCGAACCCTCTAGGCAAATcggtattagtagataaagttt TAAACTGCGGTAGCAAGTACATGGAGTTAAAATGTTCAGATGGTGACATTCTCCAGGTTGATTCGAATGAGTTTAATGCGCTGTCGGCT attgagtcgTTATCAATAGTTTATGAATATCCAGACGTGTTCCTAGAAGAGTTACCAGGGTTACCTCCTGttagagaggtggaattcggTATTAAGCTAGTACCAGGAACGATGCCTATTTCTATTACTCCGTAA